In Nicotiana tabacum cultivar K326 chromosome 2, ASM71507v2, whole genome shotgun sequence, the following proteins share a genomic window:
- the LOC107799325 gene encoding tubby-like F-box protein 14, producing the protein MSFRSIVRDVRDSFGSLSRRSFDVRLSGHQRGKSHCSFHDISDQLVVVQNSCWANLPPELLFDVIRRLEESENTWPARKHVVACASVCRSWRIMCQEIVRSPEVCGKLTFPVSLKQPGPRDGMIQCFIKRDKSNLTYHLFLCLSPALLVENGKFLLSAKRTRRTTCTEYVISMNAESISRSSNTYVGKLRSNFLGTKFVIYDTQPPCTSANIPPPGRTSRRFSKKVSPKVPTGSYSIAQIKYELNVLGTRGPRKMNCVMHSIPASALDVGGSVPGQPELLSRSLEDSFRSISFSKSLDHSTDFSSSRFSEIVRASSNEGDDSNAKPLVLKNKSPRWHEQLQCWCLNFRGRVTVASVKNFQLIAANQPPAGGPTTSRSSQSDHDKVILQFGKIGKDMFTMDYRYPLSAVQAFAICLSSFDTKLACE; encoded by the exons ATGTCGTTCCGCAGTATAGTTCGGGATGTAAGAGATAGCTTTGGCAGCTTATCTAGGCGAAGCTTTGACGTAAGGCTCTCTGGTCATCAAAGGGGTAAATCACATTGTTCATTTCATGACATAAGCGACCAGCTTGTTGTCGTCCAGAACAGTTGTTGGGCTAATCTCCCACCAGAACTACTTTTTGATGTAATTAGAAGATTAGAAGAGAGCGAGAACACATGGCCTGCTCGTAAGCATGTTGTAGCATGTGCCTCAGTTTGCAGGTCATGGAGAATTATGTGCCAAGAAATTGTTAGAAGTCCTGAAGTTTGTGGAAAGCTTACTTTTCCGGTATCGTTAAAGCAG CCTGGTCCTCGTGACGGAATGATTCAATGCTTCATCAAGAGGGACAAATCTAATTTGACTTACCATCTTTTCTTGTGTCTCAGTCCTG CTTTACTAGTTGAAAATGGAAAGTTCCTTCTCTCTGCAAAGAGAACAAGGCGTACTACTTGCACGGAGTATGTTATCTCAATGAATGCAGAAAGTATCTCGAGATCAAGCAACACTTACGTTGGAAAATTAAG GTCAAATTTTCTGGGTACAAAATTCGTTATATATGACACACAGCCTCCATGCACCTCCGCGAACATTCCCCCTCCCGGCCGCACAAGCCGTAGATTCTCCAAGAAAGTCTCTCCTAAAGTCCCAACTGGAAGCTACAGCATAGCTCAGATCAAATACGagctaaatgttcttggaacaagGGGCCCACGGAAAATGAACTGTGTCATGCACTCGATTCCTGCCTCTGCACTTGATGTTGGCGGTTCTGTGCCAGGTCAACCAGAGCTTCTCTCAAGGTCCCTTGAGGATTCATTCCGAAGTATCTCTTTCTCAAAGTCGCTTGATCATTCTACTGACTTCAGTAGCTCGcgattttctgaaattgttagaGCATCATCCAACGAGGGAGATGATAGCAACGCGAAACCGTTGGTTCTAAAGAACAAGTCACCGCGTTGGCATGAACAACTGCAGTGCTGGTGCCTAAACTTCCGAGGGCGAGTGACAGTTGCATCTGTAAAGAATTTTCAGTTGATTGCTGCCAACCAACCACCTGCTGGCGGACCCACAACCTCTCGGTCAAGTCAATCAGATCATGACAAAGTCATCCTTCAATTTGGAAAGATCGGCAAAGATATGTTCACTATGGATTACAGGTATCCACTGTCT